Proteins encoded in a region of the Atopobium sp. oral taxon 416 genome:
- a CDS encoding transposase, giving the protein MADNAHVKLPKLGMVRARISRPLEGRVLSATVKRTPTYKYFVTICCTDCPRPDIPEGPINALGVDAGTYYLMARSDGAAVANPRSLTKSEKRLTREQRRLSRKKRDSRKYARQRMKVARIHERIANQRKDAPHKATTAALRESQAIAVEDLDVKGMEQNCRLTKSVADASMSEMIRQLE; this is encoded by the coding sequence ATAGCGGACAACGCTCATGTGAAGCTTCCCAAGCTAGGAATGGTGAGAGCCCGCATCTCAAGGCCGCTTGAGGGCAGGGTGCTCTCTGCTACCGTCAAGCGTACGCCGACGTATAAGTATTTCGTCACCATCTGCTGCACCGATTGCCCAAGGCCCGACATTCCCGAAGGGCCCATCAACGCTCTGGGCGTGGACGCGGGAACCTACTACCTCATGGCCCGCTCGGACGGGGCGGCCGTCGCCAACCCCAGGAGCCTTACCAAGTCCGAAAAGAGGCTCACGCGGGAGCAAAGGAGGCTCTCGAGGAAGAAGAGAGACTCCAGAAAGTACGCCAGACAGCGCATGAAGGTCGCCCGCATACACGAAAGGATAGCCAACCAGAGAAAGGACGCCCCGCACAAGGCCACGACAGCGGCGCTGCGCGAGAGCCAAGCCATCGCCGTCGAAGACCTGGACGTCAAGGGTATGGAGCAAAACTGCCGGCTGACCAAGTCCGTCGCGGACGCCTCCATGTCGGAAATGATCCGCCAGTTGGAGTAG